Proteins co-encoded in one Natronorubrum daqingense genomic window:
- a CDS encoding DUF5789 family protein: MSNDGPSRDRAQDRAESRQAERADSAESILESVERDLGSLEYPVSSEELAAEYATDPVDMPNETESLGSVFDRLAGEQYDSPEEVREAVHGEVTGEAGSPNEANPERDLSSLDEEAQGSPSERGGDAL; the protein is encoded by the coding sequence ATGAGCAACGACGGCCCGAGCCGCGACCGCGCACAGGATCGCGCCGAGTCCCGACAAGCAGAGCGCGCCGACAGCGCCGAATCCATCCTCGAGTCCGTCGAACGCGACCTTGGCAGTCTCGAGTATCCCGTCTCGAGCGAGGAACTCGCCGCGGAGTACGCGACCGATCCCGTGGATATGCCCAACGAAACCGAGTCCCTCGGCAGCGTCTTCGACCGACTGGCCGGCGAGCAGTACGACTCGCCCGAGGAGGTCCGCGAGGCGGTCCACGGCGAGGTCACCGGCGAAGCCGGTAGTCCGAACGAGGCCAATCCCGAACGCGACCTCTCGAGTCTCGACGAGGAGGCCCAGGGCTCTCCCAGCGAGCGCGGGGGTGACGCGCTCTAA
- a CDS encoding type IV pilin → MDLKEYRNKLVGNEEERAVSPVIGVVLMVAITVILAAVIAAFVMDMGDDMGESAPAPSMDVEEGAGENITINHEGGDSLEAGDITVQIDGGEVGDDDLYESDSEEDSLATDDEISAGGQIVVDSDANEYGEHEGDELQVIHEPSDSIVYDTEI, encoded by the coding sequence ATGGATTTGAAAGAATACCGAAACAAGTTAGTCGGCAACGAGGAGGAGCGTGCTGTCTCCCCGGTTATCGGCGTTGTATTGATGGTCGCAATTACCGTGATCCTGGCTGCCGTGATCGCAGCGTTCGTGATGGATATGGGCGATGATATGGGTGAATCTGCACCTGCGCCATCGATGGACGTTGAGGAAGGCGCTGGCGAGAACATCACTATCAATCACGAAGGCGGAGATAGTCTAGAAGCTGGGGATATTACAGTACAGATTGATGGTGGAGAAGTAGGTGATGATGACCTCTATGAAAGCGATAGTGAAGAGGATTCTCTAGCGACTGACGACGAAATCTCTGCTGGAGGGCAAATTGTCGTAGATAGTGACGCTAATGAGTATGGTGAGCATGAAGGAGATGAGCTACAAGTCATTCACGAGCCAAGTGACAGCATTGTCTACGATACTGAAATATAA
- a CDS encoding type IV pilin yields MNLKKCRNKLVGSEEERAVSPVIGVVLMVAITVILAAVIAAFVMDMGDDMGESAPNANFEFEENTSWDFDEAGEGDSVGTLSHDGGDAVDTSNIEIQISGDIDSDIALNSSNDFGDEDKDIKLETDVNDDDDISTGASFDLVNNDTGQGEFDDEDDEYELTIIHESSDSIIFDTEFEL; encoded by the coding sequence ATGAATCTGAAAAAATGTCGTAATAAGTTGGTTGGAAGCGAGGAAGAACGAGCAGTCTCCCCAGTCATTGGCGTTGTGTTAATGGTTGCAATCACCGTTATCCTGGCCGCCGTGATCGCGGCGTTCGTGATGGATATGGGTGACGATATGGGAGAATCAGCGCCGAATGCGAACTTCGAATTCGAGGAAAATACGAGTTGGGACTTCGACGAAGCGGGAGAGGGTGACAGTGTTGGAACACTTAGCCACGATGGCGGTGACGCAGTAGATACCAGTAATATCGAAATTCAGATTAGTGGTGACATTGATTCTGACATAGCCCTTAACTCGAGTAATGACTTTGGCGACGAAGACAAGGACATAAAACTCGAAACAGATGTCAATGATGATGATGATATTAGCACTGGGGCGTCGTTTGACCTCGTGAACAACGATACTGGCCAAGGCGAATTCGATGACGAAGATGATGAATATGAGTTGACCATCATTCACGAGTCGAGTGACAGTATTATCTTCGATACTGAATTCGAGTTGTAA
- a CDS encoding S8 family serine peptidase: MRVGGLGITCLILIILLGGVTGVVGSDALELNDNESELDSGGHDIEIDAALEDSDGETTVLVHLEDRPDAAVQATTDEHQVESMQSHANDTQTPFERFAAGNPHVEIERQYWVTNAALVTVDTDRVPLERLGTVDHVTDIHDNFEVESHHTTAPTDEATVCNETDDNETVDGPNSEPDDEVTPHTGDHTWGLEQIDAPNAWETFDTRGEGSSVAVLDTGVDGDHPDIDIDDENWRDFDDEPTSDPHDYDSHGTHVSGTVAGGNESGESIGVAPEAELLHGAVLTNCDNGACSGTVGQILDGMEWALEEDADVISLSLGSDGYTDLYIDPIRNAESAGTLVVSSSGNDGPDTSGSPGNVYEAFSVGASTEEGDIAGFSSGETIDTESDWESVAPDDWPESYTVPDVTAPGEDITSAVPVDHPEFDDEYRSTSGTSMAAPHASGSAAIVQSSTEDERSPAELRSTLEDTATSLEEDEERAGAGQIDVYEAVLQTLEDTLDPEIEVETAQVGESTAVSVEADHSFESYDWEVGGESIDEDGSQIEHTFDEVGEESIDVTMSDGSDLELTTSTAIDVIDERSPTAALEVNRTEDVEVGIDAVEFDASESTDNDGIAAYEWTVDGDRLSNTTDPTIEHTFDEPGTHSVTVTAVDESGNENTTSVPVDVVDTTDPTPALDAPGNVSADWDASFDASDSTDNHEIDTYTWDFDDGTTTTTTDAVENHSFDDVGSHTVNVTAVDPSGNIAVVEETIQVHDPPSVSLTEPANDTVTNESNVTVEYDLENTNVADAAGVEHRVLDANSTDDGADEWTDGDFTETGTSNTSTFAATTGDLDDGTYEVELRLVDEEGTPLPHENATDSRTVTVDTTPPTVTLDVDPADESYDEIGSANPASINVNATDENLESTTVAITPVDEDTEDTEDTEAAVKKWDRSDATGGEESTAIEWPATDSSDEPVDSGNYTITLSATDTAGNENATSETVTVDTDDPTLSFETIVDESSDESGEVVHANDSSEITVTGKTTDGGSTTGSVSDVSVTLESTDTTYRHEVPAEYDKATHEWDATIEAADIPDDGRYVLAATTEDSANNTVRERADGPEVDIDRTSPTLTAVVSDVDDAEAVVDVHSSEALDGDPTVDVTDADGTNTTVENLTQESEHQWNGSIDVDPDGRYDLTASGTDLAGNAGNETTTVSLETDPTTDDGTVTIYNEQSGAFLTMNATEDVSASPLALSETDTAPTDLDSSRLGVEFLTAGAGDALDRNMENATIGIPTDEAQLPEGVSVDDDTVGLQQYDEETGQWDERSVDVESFENGQGPVGSPDSVDGEYWIATVDDVSTYGITVEDTSSPNFVESVPEDGTTIDEAEETATIEFAYEDNVTGIDASSVDLSVTQEEGSSTALTDDDATQITTTETVHEDFDVEANSTYTATLTVSDHAGNEAGPDDGFETTFDVAPEDDGDDDDDDDDDSGGGGGGMLPPTPDETDDDDDGPSAEITIDPETATVDDEVTFSASDSSYDGGELADYTWEIDGETYDGETVTERFSAGGTVDIHLEVATHAGNSDRVTDTLSVDEADSPDSDADDNEATADDEGDDTGSDDDSDDGVPGFGAVSAIVSLLAVIALFKRR; encoded by the coding sequence ATGCGAGTTGGCGGTCTTGGAATCACCTGTTTGATTCTCATCATCCTGTTAGGTGGAGTAACCGGCGTCGTCGGTAGCGACGCGTTAGAACTGAACGACAACGAGTCCGAACTGGATTCGGGTGGCCACGATATCGAGATCGACGCCGCACTCGAGGACAGCGACGGCGAAACGACCGTCCTCGTACACCTCGAGGACCGACCCGACGCCGCGGTGCAGGCGACGACCGACGAACACCAGGTCGAGTCGATGCAATCGCACGCGAACGACACGCAGACGCCGTTCGAGCGATTCGCCGCGGGCAATCCACACGTCGAAATCGAACGCCAGTATTGGGTCACGAACGCCGCACTGGTCACCGTGGATACCGATCGCGTGCCACTCGAGCGACTCGGAACGGTCGATCACGTCACCGACATTCACGACAACTTCGAGGTGGAAAGCCACCACACCACCGCGCCGACGGACGAAGCGACGGTATGTAACGAAACCGACGACAACGAGACCGTCGACGGCCCCAATTCCGAGCCGGACGACGAGGTGACCCCACACACCGGAGACCACACCTGGGGTCTCGAGCAGATCGACGCCCCCAACGCGTGGGAGACCTTCGATACCCGCGGCGAGGGCTCGAGCGTCGCCGTCCTCGACACTGGCGTCGACGGTGACCACCCGGACATCGATATCGACGACGAGAACTGGCGGGATTTCGACGACGAACCTACCAGCGACCCCCACGATTACGATAGCCACGGCACCCACGTCAGCGGCACCGTCGCCGGCGGAAACGAGAGCGGCGAATCCATCGGCGTCGCACCCGAGGCGGAGTTACTCCACGGGGCGGTCCTGACCAACTGCGATAATGGGGCGTGTTCGGGCACCGTCGGCCAAATCTTAGACGGGATGGAGTGGGCGCTCGAGGAAGACGCCGACGTCATCAGTCTGAGCCTGGGGTCGGACGGCTACACGGACCTGTACATCGACCCCATCCGAAACGCCGAATCCGCCGGAACGCTCGTCGTCTCCTCGAGCGGAAACGACGGCCCGGACACGAGTGGGTCACCCGGAAACGTCTACGAGGCGTTCAGCGTCGGCGCGTCTACTGAGGAGGGGGACATCGCGGGGTTCTCGAGTGGCGAAACGATCGACACGGAGAGTGACTGGGAGAGTGTTGCGCCCGACGACTGGCCGGAATCGTACACCGTCCCGGACGTCACCGCACCGGGTGAGGACATCACAAGCGCGGTACCCGTGGATCACCCGGAATTCGACGACGAGTACAGATCGACGAGCGGAACCAGTATGGCCGCACCCCACGCCTCCGGGTCCGCAGCGATCGTCCAGTCGTCGACCGAAGACGAACGCTCGCCCGCAGAACTCCGGTCGACGCTCGAAGACACTGCGACTTCACTCGAGGAAGACGAGGAGAGAGCGGGTGCCGGACAGATCGACGTCTACGAAGCCGTGTTACAGACGCTCGAGGACACCCTCGACCCCGAAATCGAGGTCGAAACAGCCCAGGTCGGCGAGTCGACGGCCGTCTCCGTCGAAGCCGATCACTCCTTCGAGTCCTACGACTGGGAAGTTGGCGGTGAATCCATCGACGAAGACGGATCCCAAATCGAACACACGTTCGACGAGGTGGGCGAGGAATCGATCGACGTGACCATGTCGGACGGGTCAGACCTGGAACTGACGACGTCCACAGCGATCGACGTGATCGACGAACGCTCACCCACCGCGGCTCTCGAGGTCAACCGGACCGAGGACGTCGAAGTAGGGATCGACGCTGTCGAATTCGATGCAAGCGAGTCGACGGACAACGACGGAATCGCGGCGTACGAGTGGACGGTCGACGGCGACCGTCTCTCGAATACGACGGATCCGACTATCGAACACACGTTCGACGAACCTGGAACGCACTCCGTAACCGTCACTGCGGTCGACGAATCAGGGAACGAGAACACGACATCGGTCCCCGTCGACGTCGTGGACACGACCGATCCCACACCGGCGCTAGACGCGCCGGGGAACGTCAGCGCCGACTGGGACGCGTCGTTCGATGCGAGCGATTCGACCGATAATCACGAGATAGACACCTACACGTGGGACTTCGACGACGGAACGACGACGACCACGACAGATGCCGTCGAAAATCACTCGTTCGACGATGTCGGTTCGCACACGGTGAACGTAACCGCCGTCGACCCGAGCGGAAACATTGCTGTCGTCGAAGAAACGATTCAGGTCCACGATCCACCGTCGGTTTCTCTCACAGAGCCTGCGAACGACACGGTGACGAACGAGTCGAACGTCACCGTCGAGTACGACCTCGAGAACACGAACGTGGCGGATGCAGCCGGCGTCGAACATCGAGTACTCGACGCGAATAGCACCGACGACGGTGCCGACGAGTGGACGGACGGCGATTTCACTGAAACGGGCACGTCGAACACCTCCACGTTCGCCGCGACCACTGGCGACCTGGACGATGGGACCTACGAAGTCGAACTTCGCCTGGTCGACGAGGAGGGAACGCCGCTACCTCACGAGAACGCAACTGACAGTCGGACCGTGACCGTCGACACGACCCCACCGACCGTCACCCTCGACGTCGACCCGGCTGACGAGAGTTACGACGAAATTGGTTCAGCAAATCCAGCGTCGATAAACGTGAACGCCACGGACGAGAATCTCGAATCGACAACGGTCGCAATCACTCCCGTCGATGAAGACACGGAAGACACGGAAGACACGGAAGCGGCGGTCAAGAAGTGGGACCGAAGCGACGCAACCGGCGGGGAGGAATCGACAGCGATCGAGTGGCCCGCGACTGACTCGAGCGACGAACCGGTCGACAGCGGAAACTACACGATCACGCTCTCAGCGACCGATACAGCTGGCAACGAAAACGCCACGTCGGAAACGGTGACTGTCGACACCGATGACCCAACTCTTTCGTTCGAAACCATCGTCGACGAATCGAGCGACGAATCGGGAGAGGTCGTCCACGCGAACGACTCGAGTGAGATAACGGTAACAGGGAAGACGACCGACGGCGGAAGTACCACGGGGTCCGTCTCCGATGTGTCAGTGACCCTCGAGTCGACAGACACGACGTACCGACACGAAGTCCCCGCTGAATACGACAAAGCCACCCACGAGTGGGACGCGACGATCGAAGCCGCCGACATCCCGGACGACGGCCGGTACGTACTCGCCGCTACCACGGAGGACTCGGCGAACAATACGGTTCGAGAGCGCGCTGACGGGCCGGAAGTGGACATCGACCGAACCTCGCCAACGTTGACCGCAGTAGTATCCGACGTCGACGACGCTGAAGCGGTGGTGGACGTCCACTCGAGCGAAGCACTCGACGGAGATCCGACGGTCGACGTAACTGACGCCGACGGGACGAACACGACGGTCGAGAATCTCACGCAGGAGTCCGAGCACCAGTGGAATGGCTCGATCGACGTCGATCCAGACGGCCGTTACGACCTGACGGCGTCCGGTACCGATCTCGCCGGAAACGCCGGGAACGAAACGACGACGGTGTCGCTCGAGACGGACCCAACGACGGACGACGGAACGGTGACCATCTACAACGAGCAATCGGGTGCCTTCCTCACGATGAACGCGACGGAAGACGTTTCAGCGTCGCCCCTCGCCCTCTCAGAGACCGACACCGCACCGACCGATCTCGACTCGAGTCGACTCGGTGTGGAGTTTCTGACCGCCGGAGCAGGTGACGCATTAGACAGAAACATGGAGAACGCGACGATTGGGATTCCGACCGACGAAGCGCAACTCCCGGAGGGAGTCAGTGTCGACGACGATACCGTTGGGTTACAACAGTACGACGAAGAGACCGGCCAGTGGGATGAACGGAGTGTCGACGTAGAATCGTTCGAAAACGGCCAGGGACCAGTTGGTAGTCCCGACTCGGTCGATGGTGAGTACTGGATTGCAACCGTTGACGACGTGTCGACGTACGGGATTACGGTCGAAGACACCAGTTCGCCGAATTTTGTCGAGAGCGTACCGGAAGACGGAACCACGATTGACGAAGCCGAGGAGACGGCGACCATCGAGTTCGCGTACGAAGATAACGTCACCGGGATCGACGCCTCCTCGGTCGACCTCTCCGTCACTCAAGAAGAGGGGTCGTCGACTGCTCTCACAGACGACGACGCGACGCAGATCACCACTACCGAAACCGTTCACGAAGACTTCGACGTCGAGGCCAACTCGACGTACACTGCAACACTCACCGTTTCCGACCACGCCGGTAACGAAGCCGGCCCCGACGACGGGTTCGAAACGACGTTCGACGTTGCCCCAGAAGACGACGGCGATGACGATGATGACGATGATGACGATAGCGGTGGCGGTGGTGGCGGCATGCTCCCACCAACTCCGGACGAGACGGACGACGACGATGACGGTCCCTCGGCGGAGATAACCATCGACCCGGAGACGGCAACCGTAGACGACGAGGTAACGTTCTCGGCGAGTGACTCTTCGTACGACGGCGGCGAACTTGCAGACTATACCTGGGAAATCGACGGAGAGACGTACGACGGAGAAACGGTGACCGAGCGCTTCTCAGCGGGCGGAACGGTCGACATCCACCTCGAGGTCGCTACTCACGCGGGCAATAGTGATCGCGTGACGGACACGCTATCGGTCGACGAAGCTGATTCACCCGATTCCGATGCTGACGATAATGAAGCCACCGCCGACGATGAAGGAGACGATACCGGTTCGGACGACGATAGTGACGATGGTGTCCCAGGTTTCGGCGCGGTGAGTGCGATCGTCTCGTTGCTCGCTGTGATAGCCCTATTCAAACGGCGATAA